The stretch of DNA ATTCAACCCGGAAGGTTTCACTTCCACCTCCATCTCGCGCGCTTCGTATCCTTCCCGCTCGATGCGCAGCAAATGCTTCCCTACGGTGAAACTCGGCGGCCGGTTTGTCAGCCAGATGCCATCCATTGAGAGCAGTGCATCCGGGGGCACCGTCCTGATCTTGAACGGCCGGCTCATCCGCGGCAGCACCGCGTGCAACACCAGCGTCTCGCCCGAGAGCACGTTCGTCTCCAGTAAAACCGGATCGTGCCCCTCCAGTTGTAACAGCACATTGAGTGCGCCCGGCTTCACATCCAGCGTGTGCGGCGTCGTCTGCACCGGCAAGCCGCGCACGATGATCGTGGCACCTCGCGGATCACTCGAAACGACCACAGAGGCGGGTGCGAAATCGAACTGCACCGGGCTCACCTTGCCCCGGCTGATCTCCACCGTCCGCTCCTGCTTCGGCCAGTCGCGCAATATCGCTGTGATCTCATGCCGCCCAGGCGAAACGTTCGTTTCCATCTTCAAACTGCTGCCCATCTGCCCCAAAGGCCGGCCATCGATGTAAAAATTCACCCCCGGCAGCGAACTGCTCAATGCCAGCGTGCCCTGGTCCTTTGTCAGCTTGCGGTTCAGCCTGAGCGATTGTTTGCCCTGCACCTCGCCCCGCACCGTCTCGCTATTGTGGTCATCCAGCACCAACGTGTAGAGCACACCGCCCGGAGGCACACCGGCGATGACCTTCGGCGTCACCCCGATCTGTTTCTCCCCCTGAAAAATCTTCGCTCCCTCGGGCTCGCTCGTGATCTCCACCGTCCCCGGATAAAACTCGAACACCTCGTTCAACTCGTCATCCTTCAATACGGTGACCTGGCGCTTCATCGGTGCCCACTGCGCATACTCCGCCGTGAGCTCATGCACGCCCGGCCTTAACTCAATCGCCTCACCCGCCTTCGCCGGTTTCCCATCGATCGAAAACTTCGCCCCCACCGGATCGCTCACCAAAACCACCCGCCCGGTGAACGCCTTCAAGTTTACCTTCGGAAACTCCGTGAATTGCCCTTCCTTCACCTCCAGTGGAACCATCAGCGGCTCATGATCCGGCTTTTCAACCATCGCCTCATACCTGCCCGGTGCCAGATCCATGATGCGCCCCGCCGCGCTCAGGCTCTTCCCATTAGGCAGCTTCAACACCGCACCGTCCGGCATTGCAGTCACCTCCACACCGCCCGTTCCTGACTTCAAGCGCGTCGGTGCCGTGATCACCCAATACGTCAATGCCGCCACAAAGAAGATCAGCACCGCCATCATCGCCGCGATACTTCGACGCGCCACCCGCTGCGGCCGCGTCGTCTGCGGGATCGCTGGCTTGTCTCCCGGCCCCACCGGCTTGAAACCCTTGCTGTCGATGGTAAATTCCATCGGCGGCTGTGCCGGTCTCGTCGTCGTCTTCGAACCCGTCGCCGGTGCGGGAGGATCGATCTGCATCAACGGCACCGGTTCCGTCTTCGCCGTCGTTGCCTTCTCCTCCGGTGGTGTCGCCACATCATTAGTGACTTCCGCCGCCACCGTCGTCGTCAAACTTGCCGCCTCCAGACCCGACGTATCCGCCAGACCCAACCTCTGCAAAACCTCCAACGCACTCTGCGGACGCTTCGCCGGATCTTTCGCCAGACACGCCGCCACCGTCTCCTCCCACTCCGGCGGGATCGGCTTGCCCATGATGCCCAACTGCTTGCGCCGCTCGGCCAAGGTCGGCGGAATCTTCTCCCGCACCTGCGTCATGATCTCGCCCGTGAAGAACGGCGGCTTGCTCGTCAGCAATTCAAACAACGTCGCCCCGAGCGAATAGATATCATCCAGCGCGGACGCCGCTTCACCCAACGCCTGCTGCGGGCTCATGTAAACCAGCGTCCCGCTCGCCCCATGCACTGCGGAAGAAACCCGCGTCATGTTATCACTGATGCTGCGTGAGATGCCGAAGTCCGCGATCTTCAACACCCCCTTGTTGTTCAACATCAAGTTCGCCGGCTTCAGATCCCGATGCGCCACCCGCGCCTCCCGATGCGCATACTCCAGCGCCAGGCACAACATCTTCACCCACTTCTCCAGATCGGAAACCTCGAAGACATGCGTCGGCTGGCACACCCGCAGATTGGAAAGCGTATCCCCCGCCACATACTCCATCGAGATGCCCGCGCAATGCTCATCCTGCGCGAAGTCATAAATGCGCACGATGTTCGGATGCGTCAGCTCCAGGCTGCGCCGCGTCTCCCGCTTCAGGCTCTCCACCGCCGCCTTATCGTGATACACGATATCCGGCAGGAACTTGAACGCGATATCCCGGTCCAGCTCATCATCATGCACCAGCCAGACCACGCCCATCCCCCCGCGACCCAGCACCCGCTTCAACGTATACCGCTTCAATAC from Verrucomicrobiia bacterium encodes:
- a CDS encoding bifunctional serine/threonine-protein kinase/formylglycine-generating enzyme family protein; protein product: MATEGFQPFDDYGSESSIRGLVAGQKVLKRYTLKRVLGRGGMGVVWLVHDDELDRDIAFKFLPDIVYHDKAAVESLKRETRRSLELTHPNIVRIYDFAQDEHCAGISMEYVAGDTLSNLRVCQPTHVFEVSDLEKWVKMLCLALEYAHREARVAHRDLKPANLMLNNKGVLKIADFGISRSISDNMTRVSSAVHGASGTLVYMSPQQALGEAASALDDIYSLGATLFELLTSKPPFFTGEIMTQVREKIPPTLAERRKQLGIMGKPIPPEWEETVAACLAKDPAKRPQSALEVLQRLGLADTSGLEAASLTTTVAAEVTNDVATPPEEKATTAKTEPVPLMQIDPPAPATGSKTTTRPAQPPMEFTIDSKGFKPVGPGDKPAIPQTTRPQRVARRSIAAMMAVLIFFVAALTYWVITAPTRLKSGTGGVEVTAMPDGAVLKLPNGKSLSAAGRIMDLAPGRYEAMVEKPDHEPLMVPLEVKEGQFTEFPKVNLKAFTGRVVLVSDPVGAKFSIDGKPAKAGEAIELRPGVHELTAEYAQWAPMKRQVTVLKDDELNEVFEFYPGTVEITSEPEGAKIFQGEKQIGVTPKVIAGVPPGGVLYTLVLDDHNSETVRGEVQGKQSLRLNRKLTKDQGTLALSSSLPGVNFYIDGRPLGQMGSSLKMETNVSPGRHEITAILRDWPKQERTVEISRGKVSPVQFDFAPASVVVSSDPRGATIIVRGLPVQTTPHTLDVKPGALNVLLQLEGHDPVLLETNVLSGETLVLHAVLPRMSRPFKIRTVPPDALLSMDGIWLTNRPPSFTVGKHLLRIEREGYEAREMEVEVKPSGLNDFGEFELERASGELRVLAQPTSATFELIVNGTRVEGKVAEALKGIPTGTHRVLVKAKGYEDKALDVVIRKNDITISDVVTLERSKGTMRIISTPEGAGYSLIGPDQVMRSGTTTRDEPNLPSGTYQVTYTMAGYETTNRAVEVHSGVAATAEVSLMRSLAPVRIQVNVAGAAFRLNGPNGFYDDGTLPLPQTPMPTGSYKLVVDKDGYDEVTQNFDVKKGETRLVDVKLVRSTGSLLATILPASANAELRGTGFSKAVVSGSKLENIPTGEYLLVATYKRWSVTNKVSIESKQISEVPVKLPFGSVQIDSTPSGALVFKDGRELGATPFPLDELELGRAKFQLRMARHRFEEVTVTVQPQQAVKVTKKLEVYAGPQPGMTMWTNSLGMRFVPVGNVWVSVWETRVKDFQAFYDSVRYNAGSGWRDPGFKQTSSEPVVEVSWNDATAFCKWLTDKESKGRVLEEASYRLPTQAEWLQVLKGGYAPGNHLWGNVWPVPSGVANLAENVSYDRHMFTAPAGSYFPAKNGVYDLIGNVWEWCQDGEGANKASMGQSWLQYPAGDFSPEMNRSSPVDARERDIGFRVVLVPAATN